In Mus caroli chromosome 19, CAROLI_EIJ_v1.1, whole genome shotgun sequence, a genomic segment contains:
- the Fgfbp3 gene encoding fibroblast growth factor-binding protein 3, with amino-acid sequence MANAGMSPPRPRASLSPLTLLLLLGGCLLSAAGRDKGAAGREVARASRPTDGSSGRFVSPEQHTCSWQLLVPAPGTPTGGELALRCQTPGGASLHCAYRGHPERCAATGARRAHYWRRLLGALRRRPLPCLDPAPLPPRLCARKTAGAELHSPAHLSLPARPSEPPGSRARSPARSRQSVRSPSSQPEKKPLLVKSNSGGRKAGSDPVPEPPAAAGFQPNGLDQNAELTETYCTEKWHSLCNFFVNFWNG; translated from the coding sequence ATGGCCAACGCGGGCATGAGTCCTCCGAGGCCGCGGGCGTCGCTCTCCCCGCTGacgctgctgttgctgctgggaGGCTGCCTCCTCTCGGCCGCGGGGAGGGACAAGGGGGCAGCAGGCAGGGAAGTGGCCCGGGCCTCCCGCCCCACGGACGGCTCCTCCGGTCGCTTCGTGAGTCCAGAGCAGCACACGTGCAGCTGGCAGCTCCTGGTGCCCGCCCCGGGGACGCCGACTGGCGGAGAGCTGGCCTTGCGCTGCCAGACTCCGGGCGGGGCGAGCCTGCACTGCGCCTACCGCGGGCATCCGGAGCGCTGCGCGGCCACCGGCGCCCGGCGCGCGCACTACTGGAGACGGCTGCTGGGCGCGCTGCGCAGGAGACCACTGCCCTGCCTGGACCCCGCGCCGCTGCCGCCACGCCTGTGCGCCCGCAAGACGGCTGGCGCAGAGCTGCACTCGCCGGCCCACCTCAGCCTACCCGCGCGTCCCAGCGAGCCTCCCGGGTCCAGGGCGCGGAGCCCGGCTCGGTCGCGACAATCGGTGCGGTCCCCAAGCTCCCAGCCCGAAAAGAAGCCCTTGCTAGTGAAGTCCAACTCGGGAGGGAGGAAAGCGGGCTCAGACCCGGTCCCGGAGCCTCCTGCGGCGGCCGGATTCCAACCCAATGGGCTGGACCAGAATGCCGAGCTCACTGAGACCTACTGCACCGAGAAGTGGCACTCCCTTTGCAACTTCTTTGTCAATTTCTGGAATGGCTGA